tccttcgcCTTCCTGCCCTACATCACCTTCGGCACGGTGGACAAGTACCGCAAGCGAGCCATGATCATCGTCTCCCTGCTGGTCTTCCTGGGGCTCTTCGCCTCGCTGGTGGTCTGGCTCTACGTCTACCCCGTGAACTGGCGCTGGGTGGAGTACCTCACCTGCCTGCCCTTCACCAGCAAGTTCTGCGAGAAGTacgagctggagcaggtcctgcACTGACCCCAGCGGCGGGCACGGGGCCGGGAGAGGTGCTGGTGGTGATGCTTTCCCTGGGGTGGGTCTTCACCAGCTCCCAGCAAGTGatggctgctctgggcagggcttCATCCTTGGGGCTGGTGGACTCAGGCTCAGCCCTGTCAGTCGTTGGGATGCAGTGGAGAGAAGAACTCTGCCTTGCACCCCTTTAGGGCTGCCTCTTGGTGCTGAAAAGCCATAAACTGGTTTGGGGGACCAAGCTGAGCTTCCACCCGCCTGGAGAAAGGGCTGAGAAATTGGGTATTTGTATGTCCACAACCAGGCTGGGCCTCAAAAGCACCTGGGAATGACATTACCATGGtcttctgcctgccctgggccacatcctgcctctgtgcccccaggtgctgcagctcaTACTGTGAACATGACCCCCTTTTTTGGAGGGGCACTTCTTTTTATCCACAGCTCTTTGGACTGAAGGTTTCCTACAGCTTGGGCTCCTCGTGGCCTCTGCCCTAGTCCCAGGGCATTCAGATATGAGCTCCCAAGGTATTTTCCAGTCCCTCTCTCACATCTGATGTTTCCCTAAGGCCAGGGAAGGAGTCTGGTGCTTCCCAACTTGAGCTCCTCACTGGGTGGAGCAGCAGGACTTGGGGCATGggtgctgcttttcctcttaaCTTGGTGAAATTCTCTTTTTGGAAGTGGACAAGCAATACACAGAGTGTTTTTAGTACCATGCTGGGAGgcaaacagagagaaaaacaccCTTGGAGGCTTGTGTGGCTGCTCCTGAAGCCCACGACCGCTTCCACTTCTGCCTTGTGCCCCTGCTGTTACCCTTTATCCTTTTTTGAAGCACGGACACCCAGGTAACCCCTACCCTGCCTCAAACGGTGCTGACAGGCTGGGGCAGTcacctgtccctgcctgcccccagccctgctccttagcatttccccctccctcccaccaGCCACGCTGTGAAGGCAGGTCCTTCATGGGGTCCGGGTGACTCCTCTGGGCTGGTTTGGAGCCAAGCTTGGTGCCAGGCTGTCTCTCCCTTGGTATGTGTtactctggcagtgctgggtctcAGTGCCGTTAAGTGGGGCAAGGTGGGGGTGTCCTAGGATGAGCATTcaagggctgggagcttggctTCCTCTCTCCTCAACCACTCCCCAGGTGACCCCAGGAGATATGTGGCACTTGTATCTGtccttccatccctccctcAACCACGGGCCAGttttcagcactgctctgtcccTGTGGTGCTGCTCCAGCCAAAGACAGCCTCTGCACCTCGTTTTGTCTCTTTTTGATACTTTTTTTAAAGCTGTgggttctcctccctcccccttaaTACATTTCTACCTGTATTTAATGAGATGCACGAagcctctctgccttcctggGCACAAGGACACAGGGAGTTCTGGTTGGGTTGGTCTGGTTTTGGTTGGTGTGGCTAAGAACATCTGGGGTTGATGTCCTGATGCGCAGGGTTGTAGTGTCCCCTGGAACTCCTCAGCTTGTCCTCTAGTGCCTCTCCCTGGGATGGGGACAAGGGTTTGAAGGGtctgaagcagaagcagcagctaaatACCTGGAGCAGCAAGATCCACAGAGCCTCCTTACCATGCCCAAGGGCAGACTCACCCTTACCTCTATCTCGCTCTTCATGGAATGACCCAGGGCTGTATGTGCCTCATCACCCCCAAAGCTGGGATGCCCCAAGGGGGCTTGTCTGGCTCCCCTTATGCTGACTGGTGCCCTCTCTCTGGCCATTGCCATGAGGTGATGATCAGAGTGGGACAGGAACACTCAGAGGCTGTGCTAAAAAACACCATCATGTCTTTATTTGCTGCTTCATCACAGCCCGAGGCATTTCCAGAGGGCTTGTCCTGGGCCAGTTGTGGGTATTGCAAGAGGGGCTTTGAACTTCCCCCCAACTGGGAGGCTCTGCAGTATGCTGCTGGGGGTGGCCATGAACTTGGGGATGTGCTCCAAAGTGGTCTGGAATGATGAGTGCAGGCAGGGAAGTAGCTGCTGGGACCACTGGTCTCTGGGCTTGACTGTGGTGGAATTCATTCATGGTGGTAATGTTGGAGCAGGGAGGGGTGCAGGGCTAGAGGCTGGTTATGTACAGGTTCTGCTGGGGGTGCCTCCAAATCAGcaaccctccctgcagctgctcctagGGCAATGCCTTCCCTCCCTCGGTGGGCATATGGCCCTGAGCCCACCCAGGCTTTGCCACAGCCCTGGTTAAAGCCAAAACCGGGGTGGTCAGGGGATTCAGTGCTTCCAGTGGGTTCAGGCAGGAGATTTCTATCCTCATCCCTGCGGGGCTGGGACGGGACCAGGCTGAAGGCAGatgtggcagaggagcagcggCTGTAGCCAGGAACAACGTACAGCCGCGGTAGGGATGGAGAGGGGTGACAGGCTCTTacccacctccccagcccttctccatccCCTCTAGAGCAGGCTCGGAGCAGAGGGTGCTCAGCAGCCGCTGTTCCTGCGCATGAAGGCGTGTCCCCTCACCCAGTGCTGCATCTCCACAAAGGCCAGGCCCCCTGCTGTCACCTCGCAGGGACCCAGCGCCTCGAAACCACACTTCAGGTAAAAGGGCACGAGGAACTCTTCGCACATGAGCAGAGCCCGgcgggcacagggcaggcagcGCAGGTACTGCAGGTACCTCCACATCAGGATGgagcccttgccctgctgccggACGGTGCGGTGCACGGCCAGGACGTGGATGTGCACCGCTGTGCCCTGCGGCTTGTGTAGGGTCAGAGCCTCCTGCCGGGGGAGAACGGGGGTTAGTGGCGCTGGGAGGTCCCATCCTCCGCGTGTTTTGGCTCTCCCGACCGATGAACTGAGGTCCACAGCGAGTCACAGAGGGTtaggcgttggaagggacctttgcagatcactgagtctagcccctgccaaagcaggatcaccctaGGGCAGGCCCACAGctatccaggtggattttgaaagcttccagagaaggatactccacaacctccctgggcagcttgctccagggctccatgaccctcacagtaaagaagttcctcctcatgctgagtTGGAGCTTCCTGTATTCTATCTTGTACCCATAGTTCCTTGTCACCACcagaaagagcctggcaccttccccctgacacccacctctcggGTGTTTATAGGCATTGgtaagatcccttctcagccttctcctctcctgactAAACATCTTCCCCAAAAGGGAGAAAGTTCTTGGTGCTATCTGTCTTCACCTCCCCCCACCATCCTTTGGGATTTTACAATGATTGTGGGGTGGAATTATTTGGCACCCTTTTGAACAGCTTCTGTACAATTAATTAATGAGGAAGTTCCTTTcccccagagcagccctggggcaggtggtcTTGGGAGAAGACTCAGCGAGTGGCTCCAGGAAACTGCTCCTGGTCCCCAGGCTCTGGCAGTGCCAGAGTCTAGCTCTTACCTGCCTGAGTCTCTCCTGGTCCCATAGGGAGCCGATGATGAAGGCCACCAGCCGCCCCTCCTCAAACCAGCCGAGGGAGAGCTCCGGGCACAGGTTCAGAAAGTGGCGGATCTCGTCCAGGTGCAGGGGGCAGTCCCCAGAGACAGAGATAAAGGCTGGAGGGAGATGGTGGTGAGCTCAGCAAGGGGCTTCAAGGACACCCAGACCCAGAAAACCTCCTCAGCACTCGATGCACATGGAGAAAAGGTGAGAGATGGCACacgtcctgctgcctgcttgggcTAAAGGAGCTCTAAGGGACATGCGTGGCtctagagagcagctctgcacgtCCAGAGACAGCCCATGGCCTGGTTCCCTGCTCTCATTGCTGATTCCAGGGCTACAGCAGCAGGTACTGAGATGAACCCTCCCTCCTAtcatctccctggccctgcccttgggagaggagggaaaaatagGGCAGTGAGTCTGAGTGGAGATGGCGTGGGGGAGCCTGGggtggaaggaagaaaggaggtcGCTGGAGCTACATGTCAAAGGACCCCTGTGCAATAGGAGGCAGAGCTTCTTCCCTACCTCACCCTGCCCTACCCTGTGCAATCTGTTGGCTCTCACAGGGCACTTTCGAGAGAGCTGCTTCCTTCTCATCTTATCCTGTTCTGATATCGCTCCAGGCTGCCTAGCCCAGGGCTTCGCCTCCCACCGTTCCCACGCTAGATAATTTGGGGTCATAGCTCTTCACCTCCTTAACCACAGCCTCCTCTACCTCATCAAGCCAAGTCCACGGTGCCCTGGCCCCAGTCACGTCCAGCGGCTCCCTCTGTCATCACTCCTGAGGGCACGTGTGGGGGTTTTGCCGCCACGGTGTGTCCCAAGGAGCACAAGGGACCAGCAGAGAGAAGGGACAGGACTTCTCCGGCTGAAGCCACTAGGCAGGACATCCCCCTACCCCGGGCAGCCGCTTACCTTCCCGCTCGATCTCGAACACGCTGACGGCGTCCTCGGGGCTGAGGCAGCGGAACTCGCTGGCAGGCAGCGTGTGCCGGCGCTGCCCCCCGGGAGAGCCGCGGGGGGAGCGCAGGTGGACGGGCTTCAGGAAAGGCAAGGCGCTGAGCACcgacatcctcctcctcttgcttggCTTCTCGCCGCTCCCTGCGTccggggcagcctctgccaactCCCGGCCCTGTGTTTCACTCTTCTCACAGTGCTCTTAGCCACCCACAATAcctggggagcagcacagggtTAAGGGGTGC
This is a stretch of genomic DNA from Pogoniulus pusillus isolate bPogPus1 chromosome 11, bPogPus1.pri, whole genome shotgun sequence. It encodes these proteins:
- the AANAT gene encoding serotonin N-acetyltransferase; the encoded protein is MSVLSALPFLKPVHLRSPRGSPGGQRRHTLPASEFRCLSPEDAVSVFEIEREAFISVSGDCPLHLDEIRHFLNLCPELSLGWFEEGRLVAFIIGSLWDQERLRQEALTLHKPQGTAVHIHVLAVHRTVRQQGKGSILMWRYLQYLRCLPCARRALLMCEEFLVPFYLKCGFEALGPCEVTAGGLAFVEMQHWVRGHAFMRRNSGC